One Algibacter sp. L3A6 genomic region harbors:
- a CDS encoding tyrosine-type recombinase/integrase — translation MIDKTQIILKPLWHNKIMYIAIEFDYDCDTLKNFTSDLPHVKWSKTYNIFCTHHNKSRINELFQCFRNQGWYVNYEAFRVLKKTKHLPEVKQTSIINKLPILSDDQRVSISHFKKWLEQKRFSHNTVNTYVDVTSSFLRYLNYQNLNLISARSIEQFNYDFIFNAKKSISYQNQCISGIKHYIDFKNIEVDSFDIKRPSKDRKLPNVLSKSDVKNLFDATKNLKHKTLLILVYSSGLRIGEALKLRIKDIDFERGLIHIKSAKGKKDRYTLLSKALIPILKSYINHYTPNSYLFEGRFGDPYTQVSARQVFKKSLLNAGIKKYSTLHTLRHSFATHLLEAGTDIRYIQELLGHNSPKTTMIYTHVSTTKLIDIKNPFDSL, via the coding sequence ATGATTGATAAAACTCAAATTATTTTAAAACCTCTTTGGCATAACAAAATCATGTATATAGCTATTGAATTTGATTATGACTGTGATACTTTAAAAAATTTCACCAGTGATTTACCTCATGTAAAATGGAGTAAAACATATAATATATTCTGTACTCATCATAATAAATCGAGAATAAATGAATTATTTCAATGTTTTAGAAATCAAGGTTGGTATGTTAACTATGAAGCTTTTAGAGTCTTAAAAAAAACAAAGCATCTTCCAGAAGTAAAGCAAACATCTATAATAAATAAGTTACCCATTTTGAGCGATGACCAGAGGGTATCTATTAGTCACTTTAAAAAATGGTTGGAACAAAAACGCTTTAGCCATAATACTGTAAACACCTATGTAGATGTAACCTCTTCATTTTTGCGATATTTAAATTACCAGAACTTAAACCTTATTTCTGCGAGAAGCATTGAGCAGTTTAATTACGACTTTATTTTTAATGCTAAAAAATCTATTTCATATCAAAACCAATGCATTAGCGGTATAAAGCATTATATAGATTTCAAGAACATAGAGGTAGATAGTTTTGATATTAAACGCCCAAGTAAGGACCGCAAACTACCAAATGTGTTAAGTAAATCTGATGTAAAAAATTTATTCGATGCGACAAAAAATCTAAAACATAAAACTTTACTTATTTTAGTATACTCATCAGGATTGCGTATAGGAGAAGCTTTGAAGTTGCGAATTAAAGATATCGATTTTGAACGAGGTCTTATTCACATAAAAAGCGCTAAGGGCAAAAAAGACCGATACACCTTACTGTCTAAAGCATTAATACCTATTCTAAAATCTTATATAAATCATTACACTCCTAATAGTTATCTGTTTGAAGGCCGATTTGGAGATCCCTATACACAAGTAAGCGCTAGACAAGTATTTAAAAAATCCTTATTAAATGCAGGCATAAAAAAATACTCAACCTTACACACATTACGACATAGTTTCGCAACACATCTATTAGAAGCAGGAACCGACATAAGATATATTCAAGAACTTCTTGGGCATAACAGTCCAAAAACTACCATGATTTACACCCATGTATCTACCACTAAACTTATAGATATTAAAAACCCCTTTGATTCTTTGTAA
- a CDS encoding aldehyde dehydrogenase family protein, producing the protein MANVTKPVFKERYGNFIGGKFVDPVKGQYFDNVSPVDGKVFTQAARSTQEDIDLALDAAHEAFPSWSTSSATERSNALLKIAQVIEDNFEYLATLETIDNGKPIRESRAADIPYCIDHFRYFAGVIRADEGSISEHDKNTVSIVLHEPVGVVGEIIPWNFPMLMLAWKIAPALAAGCTAVVKPAEQTPTSVIALMELIGDILPAGVLNIVTGFGAEAGAALATSKRIAKLSFTGSTETGRKVLHNAAENIIPVTMELGGKSPNVFFPSVADHDDDFFSKAIEGALMFSLNQGEICTAPSRILVHEDIADLFIEKMKVRLKAIKTGNPLDPETMIGSQVSKPQYDKILDYIKIGKDEGAEVVAGGDAGNYEGELSEGYYIQPTVLKGNNKMRIFQEEIFGPVVALTTFSSTEEAIAIANDTPYGLGAGVWSRDAHELYQVPRAIQAGRVWVNQYHTYPAHAPFGGVKESGFGRENHKMALDHYRVVKNMLISYDKKPMGFF; encoded by the coding sequence ATGGCAAATGTAACAAAACCAGTATTTAAAGAAAGGTACGGTAACTTTATTGGCGGTAAATTCGTGGATCCTGTAAAAGGTCAATATTTCGATAACGTTTCTCCAGTAGATGGAAAAGTATTTACGCAAGCAGCACGCTCAACACAAGAAGATATAGATTTAGCGCTAGATGCAGCACACGAAGCATTCCCGTCTTGGAGTACATCTTCAGCAACAGAACGTAGTAATGCGTTATTGAAAATTGCACAAGTAATAGAAGATAACTTCGAGTACTTAGCAACTTTAGAAACTATCGATAACGGAAAACCAATTCGCGAATCTCGTGCAGCAGATATTCCTTATTGTATCGATCACTTCCGCTATTTCGCAGGTGTAATTCGTGCAGACGAAGGTAGTATTTCAGAACACGACAAAAACACAGTAAGCATTGTATTGCACGAACCTGTTGGTGTTGTTGGAGAAATTATTCCTTGGAATTTTCCAATGTTAATGTTAGCATGGAAAATTGCTCCAGCTTTAGCCGCAGGTTGTACAGCTGTTGTAAAACCAGCAGAGCAAACACCTACTAGTGTTATTGCATTAATGGAACTTATTGGTGATATCTTACCTGCAGGTGTATTAAACATTGTAACTGGTTTTGGCGCAGAAGCTGGTGCTGCTTTAGCAACATCTAAACGTATTGCAAAACTATCTTTTACAGGTTCTACAGAAACTGGGCGTAAAGTTTTACACAATGCTGCCGAAAACATTATTCCTGTAACTATGGAATTAGGTGGTAAATCTCCAAACGTATTTTTTCCATCTGTAGCAGATCATGACGACGATTTCTTTAGTAAAGCTATTGAAGGTGCACTAATGTTCTCTTTGAATCAAGGTGAAATTTGTACTGCTCCTTCACGTATTTTAGTGCATGAGGATATTGCAGACCTTTTTATCGAAAAAATGAAAGTGCGTTTAAAAGCAATTAAAACAGGAAACCCGTTAGATCCAGAGACTATGATTGGTTCTCAAGTTTCTAAGCCACAATACGACAAAATTCTTGACTATATTAAAATAGGAAAAGATGAAGGAGCAGAAGTTGTTGCTGGTGGTGATGCTGGTAATTATGAAGGTGAACTTTCTGAAGGATACTACATTCAACCTACAGTTTTAAAAGGAAATAATAAGATGCGTATTTTCCAAGAAGAAATTTTTGGTCCGGTTGTAGCTTTAACAACATTTAGCTCTACGGAAGAAGCTATTGCAATTGCAAACGATACGCCTTACGGTTTAGGTGCTGGTGTTTGGTCTAGAGATGCACACGAATTATACCAAGTACCTCGTGCTATACAAGCTGGTAGAGTTTGGGTAAACCAATACCATACTTATCCAGCACATGCTCCTTTTGGTGGTGTTAAAGAATCTGGATTTGGTCGTGAAAACCATAAAATGGCTTTAGATCATTACCGTGTTGTAAAAAACATGTTAATCTCTTACGACAAAAAACCTATGGGTTTCTTTTAA
- a CDS encoding M23 family metallopeptidase has product MKNLILILIIGFFSCKPDTKKNISYTAQNNIKIIKADTIKFTNGFDFPVGKPNAKKYYNAQKFGENEHLGDDWNGVGGGNTDLGDPIYSIANGYVSYAENVYGGWGNVIRIVHYIDNENQIESLYAHCDEIIIKKGDYIEKGQKIGTIGNNNG; this is encoded by the coding sequence ATGAAAAACTTAATTTTAATATTAATAATTGGATTTTTTAGTTGTAAACCTGACACCAAAAAAAACATTAGTTATACAGCTCAAAATAATATAAAGATTATAAAAGCTGACACGATAAAATTCACAAATGGATTTGATTTCCCTGTAGGAAAACCAAATGCAAAAAAATATTATAATGCTCAAAAATTTGGAGAAAACGAACATTTAGGAGATGATTGGAATGGAGTTGGAGGAGGAAATACCGATTTAGGCGATCCGATTTATTCTATAGCAAATGGATATGTCTCTTATGCTGAAAATGTTTATGGAGGTTGGGGAAACGTTATTAGAATAGTACATTATATTGATAATGAAAATCAAATTGAATCTCTATATGCACATTGTGATGAAATAATTATTAAAAAAGGAGATTACATAGAAAAAGGGCAAAAAATTGGAACAATAGGAAATAATAATGGGTAA
- a CDS encoding DUF4738 domain-containing protein, which yields MKQLLILIFIFLILSGCDWKKNDKNQSEFESTTDFKIETELKAKDTTVVYWETGFDTIQNVQDIYIGNDKHRLEIKSYSLNDSSIVNINDNFKEIYHDCASQIILTNKKDTILKAILNKRIFKDSLNSEFYRRCVLSTVEYDGIRSNRLFFKGGLFVPDTDRVFGNEFAIFYRTEKKNQIESWNYEDLGL from the coding sequence ATGAAACAACTTCTGATTTTAATATTTATCTTTTTGATTTTATCAGGTTGTGACTGGAAAAAAAATGATAAAAACCAATCTGAATTTGAATCAACAACTGATTTCAAAATAGAAACGGAATTAAAAGCAAAAGATACTACTGTTGTTTATTGGGAGACTGGTTTTGACACTATTCAAAATGTCCAAGATATCTATATTGGAAACGACAAACATAGATTGGAAATAAAATCCTATTCCTTAAATGATAGTTCCATTGTAAATATTAATGATAATTTTAAAGAGATTTACCACGATTGTGCTTCTCAAATCATTTTGACAAATAAAAAGGATACTATTCTGAAAGCTATTTTGAACAAAAGAATTTTTAAAGATAGCTTGAATAGTGAATTTTACCGAAGATGTGTATTGAGTACAGTTGAATATGATGGAATTCGTTCAAACAGATTGTTTTTTAAAGGTGGTTTGTTTGTTCCAGATACAGACAGGGTTTTTGGAAATGAATTCGCAATTTTCTATCGAACCGAAAAGAAAAACCAAATTGAATCTTGGAATTACGAAGACCTTGGATTATAA
- a CDS encoding helix-turn-helix domain-containing protein: MPIENIPELYIKDKTESPDLFVYDFKMTTDVVKSKVNLGMNMFSFLQVGKKQVHFAGTSVAVNKDQSLLLKKGNWLWTELLDTEAIYYCKLFFFSEEKLTDFLSKYTNDIKPYKEDVPYFVIENDAYIASFISSLASHTFENHNFSDALLALKFEEILLYLLNKYGDTFEYYLHSLISKDVSPFKNIVENNVHSNLKLEEIAFLCNMSLSTFKRHFTNEYNQAPGKWLQDKRLQKAKELLQGGELKASDIYLEIGYNNLSNFSVAFKNKFGISPTDISN, encoded by the coding sequence ATGCCAATAGAAAACATACCCGAACTCTACATTAAGGACAAAACAGAAAGTCCTGATTTATTTGTTTACGACTTTAAAATGACCACAGATGTTGTTAAAAGTAAGGTAAATTTAGGCATGAATATGTTTAGTTTTCTTCAAGTAGGAAAAAAACAAGTGCATTTTGCAGGAACATCGGTTGCAGTAAATAAAGACCAATCATTATTACTAAAAAAAGGAAATTGGCTTTGGACAGAATTATTAGACACAGAAGCTATTTATTACTGTAAACTCTTTTTCTTTTCTGAAGAAAAACTAACCGATTTTTTAAGCAAATACACCAACGACATTAAACCGTATAAAGAAGATGTACCCTATTTTGTAATTGAAAACGATGCATATATTGCTTCTTTTATTAGTTCGTTAGCATCACATACATTCGAAAACCACAATTTTAGCGATGCATTATTAGCTTTAAAGTTTGAAGAAATTTTATTATACTTATTAAATAAGTATGGTGATACCTTTGAATATTACTTACATTCTCTAATTTCTAAAGATGTTTCACCATTTAAAAACATAGTAGAAAACAATGTGCATTCTAATTTAAAGTTAGAAGAAATTGCTTTTCTCTGTAATATGAGTTTATCTACTTTTAAACGTCATTTTACAAACGAATACAACCAAGCACCAGGAAAATGGCTGCAAGATAAACGCCTACAAAAGGCTAAAGAATTGTTACAAGGAGGTGAATTAAAAGCATCTGATATTTACTTAGAAATTGGCTATAACAACCTGTCTAACTTTAGTGTAGCCTTTAAAAACAAGTTCGGAATTAGCCCAACAGATATTTCAAACTAG